The Triticum aestivum cultivar Chinese Spring chromosome 7B, IWGSC CS RefSeq v2.1, whole genome shotgun sequence genome window below encodes:
- the LOC123159359 gene encoding E3 ubiquitin-protein ligase SINA-like 4, translating into MEGGESSGKRASAEEVKSEPEEGEVLMMMQDGGGGGGALVAAESMAPAQIDVRMDLTLLHCQGCLLPLKPPVFKCEAAGHVVCYHCRAVHGTICSRASTHCGELDAVVGAAKVPCPYRVFGCERHVVYHEAADHQRACQCAPCSCPDPACGFAGSRAALLDHFAAVHRRPAVTVRYSRARDIGLSVSHRWNALVGEEDGSVFLVSLGPLGAATAVSLVCVRPDGEAAPQFWCKLSVERLGGNNRDRLVLMASAVSSSALSTGAPAPGQGMFLAVPQELLSGDTLTLTVRIDLIRSAAAAPKSTTPQARTPRRMQ; encoded by the exons ATGGAGGGAGGGGAGAGCAGCGGCAAGAGGGCGAGTGCGGAGGAAGTGAAGTCGGAGCCAGAGGAAGGAGAGGTGCTGATGATGATGCAGgacggaggcggaggaggcggcgcgcTCGTGGCGGCAGAATCCATGGCGCCGGCGCAGATCGACGTGAGGATGGACCTCACGCTGCTCCACTGCCAGGGCTGCCTCCTCCCCCTCAAGCCCCCCGTCTTCAAG TGCGAGGCCGCCGGCCACGTCGTGTGCTACCACTGCCGCGCCGTCCACGGCACCATCTGCAGCCGCGCCAGCACGCACTGCGGCGAGCTGGATGCCGTCGTGGGCGCCGCCAAGGTGCCGTGCCCATACAGGGTGTTCGGCTGCGAGCGCCACGTCGTGTACCACGAGGCCGCGGACCACCAGCGCGCGTGCCAGTGCGCGCCCTGCTCCTGCCCGGACCCGGCGTGCGGCTTCGCGGGCTCCCGCGCGGCGCTCCTCGACCacttcgccgccgtccaccggcGCCCCGCCGTCACGGTCCGCTACAGCCGGGCCCGGGACATCGGCCTCTCCGTGTCGCACCGCTGGAACGCGCTCgtcggggaggaggacggcagcgtgtTCCTCGTGTCCCTGGGCCCGCTCGGCGCGGCCACCGCCGTGTCGCTGGTCTGCGTCAGGCcggacggcgaggcggcgccgCAGTTCTGGTGCAAGCTCTCCGTGGAGCGCCTGGGCGGCAACAACAGGGACAGACTGGTCCTCATGGCCTCGGCGGTGAGCAGCAGCGCGCTGTCCACCGGCGCGCCGGCGCCGGGGCAGGGGATGTTCTTGGCCGTGCCGCAGGAGCTGCTCTCCGGCGACACGCTCACGCTCACCGTCCGCATCGATCTGATCCGGTCTGCTGCCGCCGCTCCCAAGTCGACAACACCACAGGCTAGGACACCGAGGAGGATGCAGTGA